The Candidatus Saccharibacteria bacterium genome has a segment encoding these proteins:
- a CDS encoding prolyl-tRNA synthetase, with protein sequence MRYSKLFSKTQKNSPADEVSKNAQLLMRAGFIHKEMAGVYAYLPLGIRVVEKIKQIVREEMNAIDSTELIMTNLQRPDIWEQTDRWDDENVDVWFKTKLQDGTDLGLAWSHEEPILEMMRQHVVSYKDLPVSVYQFQTKLRNELRAKSGIMRGREFVMKDMYSLHSSQEDMDRYYDSTIEAYKKIYDRLGIGQETFVTFASGGAFTKFSHEFQTICPAGEDTLYVNEDKTVAVNEEVLDDATKEIGVDKTTLKAVTTAEVGNIFKFGTEKSEKLNINFTDTDGTQKPVFLASYGVGITRVMGVIVEKYADEHGMVWPEQVAPFAVHLVSIGDKGQTQAESLYSQLTELGIEVFYDDREVSPGQKLGDADLMGMPHRVVASNKTAEKNSFEYKARTDNESAMVSYEQILEKLTK encoded by the coding sequence ATGCGATATTCAAAACTGTTCAGTAAAACTCAAAAGAATTCTCCAGCTGACGAGGTATCAAAAAATGCTCAGCTATTAATGCGGGCAGGCTTTATACATAAGGAGATGGCTGGGGTGTACGCGTATCTACCGCTCGGAATTAGAGTCGTTGAAAAAATAAAACAGATTGTTCGCGAAGAAATGAACGCCATCGATAGCACTGAGCTAATAATGACTAATCTACAGCGGCCAGACATTTGGGAGCAAACCGATCGTTGGGATGATGAGAATGTCGACGTCTGGTTTAAGACAAAGCTTCAAGACGGAACCGACCTTGGTTTAGCGTGGTCGCACGAAGAGCCAATTTTAGAGATGATGCGACAGCATGTAGTCAGCTATAAAGATCTTCCAGTTAGCGTGTACCAATTTCAAACTAAACTGCGTAATGAACTGCGAGCTAAAAGCGGCATAATGCGCGGCCGGGAGTTCGTGATGAAAGATATGTACTCCCTGCATTCCTCACAAGAAGACATGGATCGCTACTATGACTCTACAATTGAAGCCTACAAAAAGATTTACGACCGCCTAGGTATTGGTCAAGAAACCTTTGTTACATTTGCCAGCGGCGGCGCCTTCACTAAATTCAGCCATGAATTCCAGACGATTTGTCCTGCTGGAGAAGACACACTGTACGTCAATGAAGATAAAACTGTAGCGGTCAACGAAGAGGTGCTCGACGATGCTACAAAAGAAATTGGTGTAGATAAAACAACGCTTAAAGCGGTAACAACAGCGGAAGTTGGGAATATTTTTAAGTTTGGAACCGAAAAATCCGAAAAATTGAATATAAATTTTACTGATACAGATGGCACACAAAAACCAGTCTTTTTAGCGTCATACGGGGTCGGAATTACTCGAGTGATGGGTGTTATCGTTGAAAAATATGCCGACGAACATGGCATGGTCTGGCCAGAACAAGTAGCACCTTTTGCAGTGCACCTAGTCTCAATTGGAGACAAAGGACAAACTCAAGCCGAAAGTCTTTATTCGCAGCTTACAGAGTTGGGTATAGAGGTGTTTTATGACGACAGAGAGGTATCACCCGGCCAAAAACTTGGTGATGCTGATTTAATGGGTATGCCGCATAGGGTTGTAGCCAGCAATAAGACGGCAGAAAAGAATAGCTTTGAATATAAGGCTCGGACAGATAACGAATCGGCTATGGTGAGCTACGAACAAATACTTGAAAAACTCACTAAATAA
- a CDS encoding rod shape-determining protein, which produces MVARDFGRYVAHDIGIDLGTANTLVTVKGHGIIINEPSVVAIHKSTKKVVAIGERAKKMIGKTPDDILAARPLVDGVVSDFEITEQMLKYFVDKVHQLQRVAWNRPRIVVGLPSGVTEVEKRAVEEAARSAGARKSYLIEEPMAAAIGVGLPVKEAEGSMIVDIGGGTTEVAVMSLGGIVVSRSLRIAGDELSEVIMRLVREDFNLHIGETTAERIKIEIGAVHHDQDRKSMEVRGRNILSGLPQSINLSTENVRMALSKEVRPIVEAVRTTLEESPPELVADIYKNGIVLAGGGALLRGLANQIEYETRVKTRAADNALTAVVEGCGLVLNELDSLKEVLVRSEY; this is translated from the coding sequence ATGGTAGCGAGGGACTTTGGGCGGTATGTAGCTCACGATATCGGCATTGATTTAGGTACGGCAAATACGCTGGTGACTGTTAAGGGCCACGGAATAATAATTAACGAGCCGTCCGTGGTCGCAATTCATAAATCGACAAAAAAAGTAGTCGCAATCGGCGAACGAGCCAAGAAAATGATCGGAAAAACTCCCGACGATATACTTGCAGCTCGTCCACTCGTAGATGGCGTAGTCAGCGACTTTGAAATAACCGAACAAATGCTTAAATATTTCGTTGATAAAGTTCATCAACTCCAGCGTGTTGCCTGGAATCGCCCCAGGATAGTAGTTGGGTTGCCAAGTGGGGTGACGGAAGTTGAAAAACGCGCAGTTGAAGAGGCGGCCAGGAGTGCCGGGGCTCGAAAAAGTTATTTAATTGAAGAGCCCATGGCAGCAGCGATAGGTGTTGGTCTGCCAGTTAAGGAAGCCGAAGGTAGCATGATTGTTGATATCGGCGGCGGCACAACTGAAGTTGCCGTCATGTCACTTGGTGGAATTGTAGTGTCGCGAAGCTTGCGAATTGCTGGCGATGAATTAAGCGAAGTCATAATGAGGCTGGTGCGCGAAGATTTTAATCTACATATTGGTGAAACAACGGCCGAACGAATAAAGATTGAGATAGGCGCAGTGCACCACGATCAAGACCGTAAATCTATGGAAGTTCGGGGTCGCAACATTTTGTCCGGCCTGCCACAGTCGATTAACTTGAGCACAGAAAATGTTCGCATGGCGCTGTCAAAAGAAGTCCGACCAATTGTTGAAGCTGTCCGAACAACATTAGAAGAATCACCACCAGAACTTGTAGCAGATATTTATAAAAATGGCATTGTTTTAGCGGGTGGTGGGGCTTTATTGCGCGGCTTAGCGAACCAAATTGAATATGAAACACGTGTAAAAACCCGGGCCGCCGACAACGCGCTAACAGCCGTTGTTGAGGGTTGTGGACTAGTGTTAAACGAACTCGATAGTCTAAAAGAAGTATTAGTTAGATCGGAGTATTAG
- a CDS encoding rod shape-determining protein MreC — protein sequence MVGENQKQIRVVVFIFVFTLSVALMSAAPVRGWVDIILSPLENLLTISADDSVNDPELLAENETLIARITELEQEARATKESAILAEVISFSADPYERRVILNKGSLSGIKKGQAVLASNSFIGIVSDTQERRAVVQLLNDPQFKAIAKTKAGTEGLLFGQFGAITMTRIPKDAAISVGDSIFTVGEAGTVRSGLFVGKVRELQPDSRLLQTAFIEPVVSLNDIRAVSVLKDN from the coding sequence GTGGTTGGGGAAAATCAGAAACAAATTCGGGTGGTAGTTTTTATTTTTGTGTTCACGCTGAGTGTAGCACTAATGTCTGCGGCGCCAGTACGCGGATGGGTTGATATAATTTTGAGTCCATTGGAAAATCTTCTCACTATCAGTGCGGATGATTCAGTGAATGACCCTGAGCTTTTGGCCGAGAACGAGACTTTGATTGCGCGAATTACTGAGCTTGAACAAGAAGCTCGGGCCACTAAGGAGAGCGCAATTCTGGCCGAAGTCATTAGTTTTTCAGCCGACCCGTACGAACGGCGAGTCATTTTAAATAAAGGCAGTCTGAGCGGGATCAAAAAAGGCCAAGCCGTCCTGGCTAGTAACAGTTTTATCGGTATTGTCAGTGACACCCAAGAGCGACGAGCGGTGGTCCAGTTATTGAACGATCCTCAGTTTAAGGCGATTGCCAAAACTAAGGCTGGCACAGAAGGTTTGTTGTTCGGTCAGTTTGGCGCAATTACAATGACTCGAATACCCAAAGACGCAGCTATTTCTGTAGGCGATAGTATTTTTACTGTTGGGGAGGCGGGCACCGTCCGGTCTGGTTTGTTTGTAGGCAAAGTACGGGAATTACAGCCGGACAGTAGATTATTACAAACTGCCTTTATTGAACCAGTGGTGTCGCTCAATGATATACGCGCCGTTAGCGTATTAAAGGATAATTAG
- the mrdA gene encoding penicillin-binding protein 2: MSSSPFIRDTGRIAKERSVQLNSVHTTKANWLATHDAALFKRDVNRGVQRPITLLVGAFLFIVILSTFAARLFSLQVSAGTEYSQLANGNRIREKIIYAERGNILDRNGEVLARNVAGYQVTIEPHKLPEDSDSRTALYTRLASYLEISVDEIRKRAESEGLDYVLPIALGKSLDQTTALRLEVDLTSISGVNLELIPMRYYEKDLAMAHVIGYTSLANHDDLRTRDDLALVDYVGRGGVEEQYDSVLRGENGYERYEVDALGKPLRILASKQPQAGKNIYLTIDKGLQKQLYDQLTKTINELGKQRASGVIVGPQSGDVLAMVSLPTYDNNLFSGGISSAEFKTLVNDTNQPLYNKVLSGTYPTGSTIKPLVASAGLQEGNIDINTTVTDRGSIYIPSIYDPSQGFTFYSWNRDGLGTVNVQSAIAKSSNIFFYSVGGGFEHVTGLGIEKLAEYYSYFGLGESTGIDLPNESVGLVPTPTWKQETFGQTWVLGDTYNTSIGQGDLRATPLQMALATNAAATGQLMQPRVFLHAEGEQPADPIVKRDIPVSQANRDIVRGGMKDAIYNGANCSCIFAGVPVTFAGKTGTAQNKAFRTDTTPNHGWFTSFAPYDNPELGTVILIEESQTSGKVVPPAVETYKYYFNR; encoded by the coding sequence ATGTCTAGTTCACCATTTATTCGGGATACTGGACGGATTGCTAAGGAACGATCGGTCCAGTTGAATTCCGTTCACACCACTAAAGCTAACTGGCTCGCTACTCACGACGCAGCACTCTTTAAACGCGACGTAAACCGCGGTGTTCAGCGACCAATAACTCTGTTGGTAGGGGCGTTTTTATTCATTGTTATTCTGAGTACATTTGCAGCACGACTATTTAGTTTGCAGGTTTCGGCTGGCACTGAATATTCTCAGTTGGCGAACGGAAACAGGATTCGTGAAAAAATAATATATGCTGAACGAGGTAATATTTTAGACCGCAACGGTGAAGTGCTAGCAAGGAATGTCGCAGGCTATCAAGTAACGATAGAACCACATAAATTACCCGAGGATAGCGATAGCAGAACAGCATTGTATACTCGCTTAGCGTCATATTTAGAAATCTCAGTTGACGAGATTAGGAAAAGAGCCGAGAGCGAAGGCCTAGATTATGTGTTGCCGATCGCTCTTGGTAAAAGTTTGGATCAAACTACGGCGCTACGGCTTGAAGTTGATCTAACATCTATCAGCGGGGTTAATTTAGAGCTTATTCCAATGCGCTACTACGAAAAAGACCTAGCTATGGCTCATGTTATTGGATATACCAGCCTAGCGAACCACGACGATTTACGCACACGCGATGACCTGGCCTTGGTTGATTATGTTGGCCGTGGTGGGGTAGAAGAGCAATATGATTCGGTTTTACGCGGCGAAAATGGCTACGAACGTTACGAAGTTGACGCGCTGGGAAAGCCGCTGAGGATCCTAGCTAGTAAGCAGCCCCAGGCTGGTAAAAATATTTACTTAACCATCGATAAAGGTTTACAAAAACAACTCTACGATCAGTTAACAAAAACAATCAACGAACTTGGTAAGCAGCGTGCCAGCGGCGTTATTGTAGGCCCACAGTCTGGTGATGTTCTGGCTATGGTCAGCTTGCCAACCTATGACAACAATTTGTTTTCTGGCGGCATTAGTTCAGCAGAATTTAAAACGTTAGTTAATGACACGAACCAGCCACTTTATAATAAAGTCCTCTCAGGAACATATCCGACTGGATCTACCATAAAACCACTGGTTGCATCTGCAGGTCTTCAGGAAGGTAACATAGACATTAATACAACAGTTACTGACCGCGGTTCAATATATATTCCAAGTATTTATGATCCGTCTCAGGGCTTTACGTTCTACAGCTGGAACAGAGACGGCTTAGGTACGGTTAACGTGCAAAGCGCGATTGCCAAAAGCTCAAATATTTTCTTCTATAGTGTAGGTGGAGGTTTTGAGCACGTTACAGGCTTAGGAATAGAGAAACTAGCAGAATATTACAGCTATTTTGGGCTTGGCGAGTCCACGGGGATTGACCTACCGAATGAGTCGGTTGGGCTGGTGCCTACACCAACATGGAAGCAAGAAACCTTTGGGCAGACGTGGGTTCTTGGCGATACTTACAATACGTCAATTGGTCAGGGTGATCTACGTGCAACACCGCTACAGATGGCACTTGCAACGAATGCAGCTGCCACTGGTCAGCTAATGCAGCCGCGAGTGTTTTTACATGCAGAAGGCGAACAACCAGCAGATCCAATCGTAAAACGAGACATTCCAGTGTCACAAGCAAATCGCGATATTGTCCGCGGGGGCATGAAAGACGCCATTTATAACGGAGCAAACTGTAGTTGTATTTTTGCAGGCGTTCCGGTGACATTTGCAGGAAAAACCGGCACTGCTCAAAACAAAGCCTTTAGAACTGACACGACACCAAATCATGGTTGGTTTACTTCGTTTGCGCCGTATGACAATCCGGAACTCGGCACAGTGATCCTTATCGAAGAATCTCAGACCAGCGGAAAGGTTGTACCACCAGCGGTGGAAACATATAAGTACTATTTTAACCGTTAA
- the greA gene encoding transcription elongation factor GreA — protein sequence MNKDYQLTQEGYDELKQEADELISRRGELAEAIKVARDQGDLSENSEYHDAKDEQGRVESRISEINHILTNAKIIETSKSSEVVIGSTVTLENEKGKEVKYAVVSSVEANPLERKISDQSPIGKSLLGQKIGDAVAVELPAGTVNYKIKEIS from the coding sequence ATGAATAAAGACTACCAATTAACCCAAGAAGGTTATGACGAATTAAAACAAGAAGCGGACGAACTAATCAGCCGACGAGGTGAATTAGCAGAAGCAATTAAGGTAGCGCGCGATCAAGGCGATTTAAGTGAAAACAGCGAATATCACGACGCCAAGGACGAACAAGGTCGGGTAGAGAGCCGAATATCTGAAATTAATCACATTTTAACTAATGCTAAGATTATCGAGACCTCAAAAAGCTCAGAAGTAGTGATTGGCTCGACTGTAACACTTGAAAATGAAAAGGGTAAAGAAGTTAAATACGCGGTTGTTTCGAGTGTTGAGGCAAATCCGCTCGAGCGAAAAATCTCTGATCAGTCACCGATTGGCAAGTCGTTACTTGGTCAAAAAATCGGTGATGCTGTTGCTGTAGAATTGCCAGCAGGCACAGTGAATTATAAGATTAAGGAAATTAGTTAA
- a CDS encoding DUF2000 family protein gives MATIQDYRNEQLEKLEALKAKRINPYPATSRRTVSVEDILGNFDVREGNQVVVAGRVVSVRTHGRLNFIDLQDGLHKIQLVFKDGEVVENYEDGKLAFSDINLLARGDFIEAAGAVGKSKTGQESVMVAWYAVLSKVLRPLPDELVDKEARFRRRYLDMAVNKEVRERFLRRSKFWQATRNYLNKRQFVEVNIPVLEHTTGGADAKPFVTHMDALDQDYFLRISHELPLKRLLGAGFERVYDIGPRFRNEHISDEHLPEHIAMESYAAYQNYEEAMDFYEKMIQYVAQETWGTLQFDDANGFAVDLSGKWPVRSYADVLQEEFNVDVFNPDRQQLLKILKDNNVELESDEVSVGRLIDNVWKIIRRKSAGPYWLVHEPASMSPLAKTDPADPRLALRFHPIIAGSELGNGFAELNDPQEQLARFKEQQAMRDGGDDEAQMLDIDYVEMLEYGMPTACGWGNSERNFWLLEGVTAREGVPFPHMRFEIDDNTKEIYDLNNSKNNRDRKQDFSKRVVIVVDKQLENWQIANAVGHTSAYLGNQLSKEDFDTADYFITKDSAELPRNSQYPIIIKRAASKDLKKLYIKLQSSHLKHHVFIKEMIDTTDDTEIVEKLSKKTREDLVIYGIGVFGPNGDVNELTKNFQLWT, from the coding sequence ATGGCAACCATCCAAGACTACCGAAACGAACAACTCGAAAAACTCGAAGCACTAAAAGCCAAAAGGATTAATCCGTACCCAGCAACCAGCAGGCGCACGGTATCTGTAGAGGATATTCTTGGTAATTTTGATGTCCGTGAAGGCAACCAAGTTGTTGTGGCGGGCCGTGTTGTCTCAGTGCGTACTCATGGTCGGCTTAATTTTATCGACTTACAAGACGGTCTACATAAAATTCAACTGGTTTTTAAAGATGGTGAGGTGGTTGAAAACTACGAAGACGGTAAACTCGCATTTAGCGACATTAACCTCCTTGCGCGCGGAGATTTTATTGAAGCAGCTGGTGCGGTAGGGAAGTCCAAAACTGGTCAAGAAAGTGTAATGGTTGCATGGTATGCAGTGCTAAGTAAAGTGTTGCGGCCGTTGCCCGACGAGCTGGTTGATAAAGAAGCACGGTTTAGGCGACGCTACTTAGACATGGCTGTAAACAAAGAAGTGCGCGAGCGGTTTTTACGACGCAGCAAATTTTGGCAAGCCACCAGAAATTACTTAAATAAACGTCAGTTTGTAGAGGTAAATATTCCAGTGCTGGAGCACACCACCGGGGGCGCAGATGCAAAGCCATTTGTTACGCATATGGATGCGCTCGACCAGGATTATTTTTTGCGGATTAGCCACGAACTGCCCCTAAAACGACTGCTTGGAGCTGGTTTTGAGCGAGTGTATGACATTGGCCCGCGCTTTAGAAACGAACATATCAGTGACGAACATCTGCCAGAACACATTGCAATGGAGAGTTATGCGGCCTATCAAAACTATGAAGAGGCAATGGATTTTTACGAAAAAATGATTCAGTACGTTGCTCAAGAAACGTGGGGAACGCTGCAATTTGACGATGCGAACGGTTTTGCTGTTGATTTGTCTGGTAAATGGCCAGTTCGTAGCTATGCCGATGTTTTGCAAGAAGAATTTAATGTTGATGTATTTAACCCCGATCGCCAACAACTACTGAAAATACTGAAAGACAATAACGTAGAACTTGAATCTGACGAGGTGAGTGTTGGCAGATTGATCGATAACGTCTGGAAGATTATTCGGCGCAAAAGCGCTGGACCATATTGGCTTGTACATGAACCAGCTAGCATGTCACCACTTGCTAAAACCGACCCAGCAGACCCACGGTTAGCCTTGCGGTTCCACCCAATTATCGCTGGAAGCGAACTTGGCAATGGCTTTGCGGAGCTCAATGACCCGCAAGAACAGCTAGCCCGATTTAAAGAGCAACAAGCTATGCGTGATGGTGGTGACGACGAAGCTCAGATGTTGGATATTGACTATGTTGAAATGCTCGAATATGGCATGCCAACTGCTTGTGGCTGGGGTAATTCAGAGCGTAACTTTTGGTTATTAGAAGGTGTCACAGCGCGAGAAGGAGTGCCGTTCCCACACATGCGTTTTGAAATTGATGATAATACTAAAGAAATCTATGATCTAAATAATTCAAAAAATAATCGTGATAGAAAGCAGGATTTTTCTAAACGAGTTGTGATTGTGGTTGATAAACAGCTTGAAAATTGGCAGATAGCCAATGCTGTCGGACACACAAGCGCATACCTGGGGAATCAGCTTTCAAAAGAAGATTTTGATACTGCAGATTATTTCATAACAAAGGATTCTGCCGAGTTACCAAGGAACTCACAGTACCCAATTATTATTAAACGCGCTGCCTCAAAAGATCTAAAAAAGCTATATATAAAACTGCAGTCTTCTCACTTAAAGCACCATGTATTTATCAAGGAGATGATCGACACAACTGACGATACAGAGATTGTTGAGAAACTCAGTAAGAAAACCCGTGAAGATTTAGTAATCTACGGTATTGGTGTTTTCGGTCCGAATGGAGATGTGAATGAGCTGACGAAAAACTTCCAACTTTGGACTTAG
- a CDS encoding Glu/Leu/Phe/Val dehydrogenase: MSTILQNAHEIIKKSAARLGLSDEDLEHLLAPDLVAHLRLPLSKQNGETVVYDAYRAQHDNSRGPYKGGLRFHPDVTAEEVTGLATLMSIKNSLVDIPMGGGKGGIAVNPKDLTADELESLARQFARKLAPIIGPDRDVPAPDVNTNAQIIDWMLHEYQEHTNTQAPATFTGKSVGKGGSHGREDATGRGGVIVTKTILDTLSRDVSKKPTVAVQGAGNVGIWFAQVAHELGWSVIAISDSSGAVINQNGLDIAAVAKYKSGRGKLADSNFGEVLEGGQILELECDILVLAALENSVTKENMGAIKATVAVEMANGPTTDEAYDYLTHKGIVVIPDVLANAGGVIVSYFEWMQNRLNESWSADDVVQKLQNQITPATEAVWKYSQDNNISLKEAAFDIAIRRLLKS, encoded by the coding sequence TTGAGTACTATCTTGCAAAATGCCCACGAAATTATAAAAAAGTCTGCAGCTCGACTTGGATTAAGTGACGAGGACTTAGAACATTTACTAGCGCCGGACTTAGTTGCTCATCTTCGGTTGCCGCTCAGCAAACAAAACGGCGAAACAGTCGTCTACGATGCATACCGCGCCCAGCACGACAATTCACGCGGACCGTATAAAGGCGGGCTACGATTCCACCCTGATGTTACTGCTGAAGAAGTGACCGGACTAGCGACCCTTATGTCAATTAAAAATTCCTTGGTTGATATTCCAATGGGCGGCGGCAAAGGCGGGATTGCCGTAAACCCCAAAGATCTAACGGCTGACGAGCTCGAGTCTCTAGCTCGACAGTTCGCCCGTAAGTTAGCACCGATAATTGGTCCTGATCGTGACGTTCCTGCTCCGGATGTAAATACCAACGCTCAAATTATCGACTGGATGTTACACGAATACCAAGAGCACACCAACACCCAAGCACCAGCTACATTCACCGGTAAATCTGTCGGTAAAGGTGGCAGCCATGGTCGCGAAGATGCCACTGGACGCGGCGGCGTTATTGTTACAAAAACCATACTCGACACACTGTCCAGAGACGTCTCAAAAAAGCCGACGGTTGCTGTGCAAGGTGCTGGCAATGTTGGTATATGGTTTGCCCAAGTTGCGCATGAATTAGGCTGGAGCGTTATTGCAATATCAGACTCCAGCGGAGCTGTCATTAACCAGAATGGTTTGGACATTGCCGCTGTAGCTAAATACAAGTCTGGTCGAGGGAAACTAGCCGACAGTAATTTTGGTGAGGTATTGGAAGGTGGCCAGATACTAGAACTCGAATGCGACATTTTAGTACTTGCAGCTTTGGAAAACTCTGTGACTAAAGAAAATATGGGCGCCATTAAAGCTACGGTAGCAGTAGAAATGGCCAATGGGCCGACAACCGATGAAGCCTACGACTACCTAACACATAAAGGTATTGTGGTAATACCAGACGTTCTGGCGAATGCCGGTGGCGTAATAGTCAGCTACTTTGAGTGGATGCAAAACCGACTGAATGAATCCTGGTCGGCCGATGATGTAGTGCAAAAACTACAGAACCAAATAACCCCTGCCACCGAAGCTGTTTGGAAATATTCTCAAGATAACAACATCAGCCTTAAAGAAGCAGCTTTTGATATTGCTATTAGACGACTACTAAAAAGCTAA
- the serS gene encoding serine--tRNA ligase, translating into MIDIQTIRDNPEAVEENARNKGYEVDATLITKLDSERKQLLQQVETLRQKRNELSSSMKGGKPDTKTITEAKQVKEQLADLEERLAPVDEQLHALLKQVPNMALDIVPIGQSEDENVQTEEVGTIPEFSFTPKSHAELGSLHDWIDKERAAKVAGSRFAYVKGELAELQFAIVNWARDQLASTEYLKKLIQSENLNADPTPFVFTLPPAMIKTDIFDAMDRLEPRDDRYRVGSDEDDIWLQGSAEHTLGAMYAGEVIDVATPVRLVGYLTSFRREAGTYGKDTEGLIRMHQFNKLEMVSFSTRESGLNEHQLMVAIQKDLVKQLGLPYRVLNKCTADIGKPNASGWDIDVWFPSQNKYRETHTADYMTDYQARRLNTRYKDRNGTLQFVHNNDATVFAVDRFSAAVLENFQQQDGSVKVPEVLQKYINKEVLGEN; encoded by the coding sequence ATGATAGACATTCAAACAATCCGCGATAATCCAGAAGCAGTAGAAGAAAACGCTCGTAATAAAGGCTATGAAGTGGACGCAACACTCATTACCAAACTTGATTCAGAGCGGAAACAATTGCTACAACAAGTCGAGACGCTTCGACAAAAACGTAACGAGCTTAGTTCGTCTATGAAAGGCGGCAAGCCAGATACCAAAACTATTACTGAAGCCAAACAAGTAAAAGAGCAGTTAGCAGACCTTGAAGAGCGCCTCGCCCCAGTCGATGAACAGCTACATGCCTTACTTAAACAGGTGCCCAATATGGCGTTGGACATTGTTCCGATTGGCCAGAGTGAAGACGAGAATGTTCAGACAGAAGAAGTCGGCACTATTCCTGAATTTAGTTTTACTCCCAAAAGTCATGCAGAACTTGGGTCTCTTCACGACTGGATTGACAAAGAACGGGCCGCAAAGGTTGCGGGTAGTCGCTTTGCTTATGTCAAAGGTGAGCTGGCGGAATTGCAGTTTGCCATTGTAAATTGGGCGCGCGATCAACTGGCTTCGACTGAGTACTTAAAAAAACTTATCCAATCCGAAAATCTAAACGCTGACCCTACGCCATTTGTATTTACATTGCCGCCGGCCATGATAAAGACCGACATATTCGATGCCATGGACAGACTAGAACCACGAGATGACCGCTACAGGGTTGGCAGCGACGAGGACGATATTTGGTTGCAGGGAAGTGCCGAGCACACTCTAGGAGCTATGTATGCTGGAGAAGTAATTGACGTAGCTACGCCAGTGCGTTTGGTTGGCTACCTTACAAGCTTTCGTCGTGAAGCCGGTACCTATGGGAAAGATACTGAAGGCCTAATACGAATGCACCAATTCAATAAGTTAGAAATGGTTAGTTTTTCAACTCGTGAAAGCGGCTTAAATGAGCATCAGCTTATGGTGGCGATTCAAAAAGATCTTGTGAAGCAGCTAGGATTGCCATACCGCGTGCTTAATAAGTGCACAGCCGATATTGGCAAGCCCAACGCCAGTGGCTGGGATATAGATGTGTGGTTTCCAAGCCAAAATAAATATCGCGAAACACACACCGCAGACTATATGACCGATTATCAGGCTCGCCGCCTCAATACTCGGTACAAAGACCGCAATGGGACTTTACAGTTTGTTCACAACAATGACGCTACCGTATTTGCTGTAGATCGTTTTAGTGCAGCGGTGCTGGAAAACTTTCAGCAACAGGATGGTTCTGTTAAAGTTCCTGAAGTGTTACAAAAATACATAAACAAGGAGGTACTTGGTGAAAATTGA
- the raiA gene encoding ribosome-associated translation inhibitor RaiA yields the protein MVKIDIKSDGYDLDDQSKKYAESKIVKLGKKLNKHQKDSLHAIVTLKETSKKSADIFEAEILLRLPPKEELIAKESAQNMLAALDIVESKLDRQLRKYKTKFNENKKDRKNSFAKLRKLADRDFWGRQN from the coding sequence TTGGTGAAAATTGATATTAAAAGTGATGGCTATGATTTAGACGACCAGTCGAAAAAATATGCAGAAAGCAAAATCGTAAAGCTTGGCAAGAAACTAAATAAGCACCAAAAAGACTCCTTGCACGCAATTGTTACCTTAAAAGAAACCAGCAAAAAGTCGGCTGATATTTTTGAGGCAGAGATATTGCTGCGTCTGCCACCAAAAGAAGAACTTATTGCTAAAGAGTCAGCACAAAATATGCTCGCTGCCTTAGATATTGTTGAATCAAAACTCGACAGACAACTTAGAAAGTACAAAACAAAGTTTAACGAAAATAAGAAAGACCGAAAAAACTCGTTCGCCAAGCTACGAAAGTTAGCCGACAGAGATTTTTGGGGACGACAAAACTAG